The following coding sequences lie in one Heyndrickxia oleronia genomic window:
- the mnmA gene encoding tRNA 2-thiouridine(34) synthase MnmA, with product MKKEPKDTRVVVGMSGGVDSSVAALLLKEQGYDVIGIFMKNWDDTDEFGVCTATEDYNDVIRVCNQIGIPYYAVNFEKQYWEKVFTYFLDEYKAGRTPNPDVMCNKEIKFKAFLEHAMNLGADYLATGHYARVAFQDGEYKMLRGLDENKDQTYFLNQLTSEQLEKVLFPIGDMDKKRVREIALEANLATAKKKDSTGICFIGERNFKEFLSNYLPAQKGKMTTLSGKPMGEHDGLMYYTIGQRHGLGIGGSGEPWFVVGKDLKENILFVEQGFDHDSLYSNSITAVNVSWVSKNMNEKEFTCTAKFRYRQPDNKVTVKVLANNEVEVVFDEPIRAVTPGQAVVFYNGEECLGGGTIDKVFKEGKQLMYVG from the coding sequence ATGAAAAAGGAACCAAAAGATACAAGAGTAGTCGTAGGGATGTCAGGGGGAGTCGATTCTTCTGTTGCTGCGCTTTTATTAAAAGAACAAGGATATGATGTAATAGGAATATTTATGAAAAACTGGGATGATACGGATGAATTTGGTGTTTGTACTGCTACAGAAGACTATAATGATGTAATCCGTGTTTGTAATCAAATTGGAATCCCATATTACGCAGTAAATTTTGAAAAGCAATACTGGGAAAAAGTTTTTACTTATTTCCTAGATGAATATAAAGCTGGGCGAACACCGAATCCTGATGTAATGTGCAATAAAGAAATTAAATTTAAAGCCTTTTTAGAGCATGCAATGAATCTGGGAGCAGACTATTTAGCAACAGGTCATTATGCAAGGGTTGCTTTCCAAGATGGAGAGTATAAAATGCTCCGTGGCTTGGATGAAAATAAGGATCAAACGTATTTTTTAAATCAATTGACAAGCGAACAGCTTGAAAAGGTGTTATTCCCGATTGGTGACATGGATAAAAAACGCGTAAGAGAAATTGCTTTAGAAGCAAATCTTGCAACGGCAAAGAAAAAAGACAGTACTGGAATTTGCTTTATTGGGGAAAGAAATTTCAAAGAATTTTTAAGTAATTATTTACCTGCTCAAAAAGGTAAAATGACCACCTTATCCGGAAAACCTATGGGTGAGCATGATGGCTTAATGTACTATACTATTGGACAAAGGCATGGTTTAGGCATTGGTGGTTCTGGTGAACCTTGGTTTGTAGTAGGAAAAGATTTGAAAGAAAATATTCTATTTGTTGAACAAGGCTTTGATCATGATTCATTATATTCAAACTCCATAACTGCAGTAAATGTGAGTTGGGTATCTAAAAATATGAACGAAAAAGAGTTTACATGTACAGCGAAATTCCGATATCGTCAACCAGATAATAAAGTTACAGTGAAGGTATTAGCTAATAACGAAGTAGAGGTTGTCTTTGATGAACCTATCCGAGCAGTTACACCTGGACAAGCAGTTGTGTTTTACAATGGTGAAGAATGCTTAGGTGGAGGAACAATCGATAAAGTATTTAAAGAAGGTAAACAATTAATGTATGTTGGTTAA
- a CDS encoding YebC/PmpR family DNA-binding transcriptional regulator, whose product MGRKWNNIKEKKASKDKNTSRIYAKFGREIYVAAKQGEPDPESNQALKFVLERAKTYNVPKHIIDRAIEKAKGGSDENYDELRYEGFGPNGSMLIVDALTNNVNRTAADVRAAFGKNGGNMGVTGSVAYMFDHTAVIGVEGKTADEVLELLMEADVDARDILEEEDSIIVYAEPDQFHAVQEAFKNAGITEFTVAELTMLAQNEISLPEDGQVQFEKLIDALEDLEDVQQVYHNVDLGE is encoded by the coding sequence ATGGGTCGTAAGTGGAACAATATTAAAGAAAAAAAAGCATCGAAAGATAAAAATACTAGTCGAATCTATGCAAAATTTGGTCGTGAGATTTATGTTGCTGCGAAACAAGGAGAACCTGATCCTGAATCAAATCAAGCATTAAAATTCGTATTAGAACGTGCAAAAACATATAATGTACCAAAGCATATTATTGATCGTGCAATTGAGAAAGCCAAAGGCGGATCAGATGAAAACTATGATGAGCTTAGATATGAAGGTTTTGGACCAAACGGATCAATGCTAATTGTAGATGCCTTAACCAATAATGTGAATCGTACAGCAGCTGATGTACGTGCAGCTTTTGGAAAGAATGGTGGAAATATGGGTGTGACAGGCTCTGTTGCTTATATGTTTGATCATACAGCAGTTATTGGAGTAGAGGGAAAAACTGCCGATGAAGTATTAGAGCTATTGATGGAAGCAGATGTGGATGCTCGTGATATTCTTGAAGAAGAGGATTCCATTATTGTTTATGCTGAGCCAGATCAATTCCATGCTGTTCAAGAGGCATTTAAAAATGCAGGGATTACTGAATTTACAGTAGCAGAGCTTACTATGCTTGCTCAAAATGAAATTTCACTTCCTGAGGATGGACAAGTGCAATTTGAAAAACTAATTGATGCATTAGAAGATTTGGAAGATGTTCAGCAAGTTTACCACAATGTGGATCTTGGTGAATAA
- the cymR gene encoding cysteine metabolism transcriptional regulator CymR, whose amino-acid sequence MKISTKGRYGLTIMIELGKRFGEGPTSLKTIAQMHDLSEHYLEQLIAPLRNAGLVKSIRGAYGGYILADDPSKITAGDIIRVLEGPISPVEGIEDEEPVKRSLWIKIRDAVKDVLDNTTIQDLVNYKDEGETDSYMFYI is encoded by the coding sequence ATGAAGATTTCAACAAAGGGCCGTTATGGTTTAACGATTATGATTGAATTAGGAAAAAGATTTGGCGAAGGTCCAACCTCTTTAAAAACCATCGCCCAAATGCATGATTTGTCAGAGCATTATCTGGAGCAATTAATTGCTCCGTTAAGAAATGCCGGGTTAGTTAAAAGTATTCGTGGGGCATATGGTGGATACATTTTAGCCGATGATCCATCTAAAATAACGGCTGGTGATATTATTAGAGTGTTAGAGGGGCCAATCAGTCCGGTTGAAGGAATTGAGGATGAAGAACCGGTTAAGAGATCCCTTTGGATAAAAATCCGTGATGCTGTTAAGGATGTTTTAGATAATACAACTATTCAAGACCTAGTCAATTATAAAGACGAAGGCGAAACTGATTCATATATGTTCTACATTTAA
- a CDS encoding ATP-dependent RecD-like DNA helicase codes for MLEQQNSLDLFANDEKYIRGRHLVTIFHNEQNLYSVIRIRVDETNLEYNEKEAVITGHFPKIHEQETYIFYGDMQEHPKFGPQFQAKHFKKEIPQTKQGIIAYLSSEIFSGIGKKTAERIVEELGENAISKILDQPTILDNIPKLPSEKAKSLYDKLIEHQGLERVMIGLNQFGFGPQISMKIYQVYKEQSLEMIQKNPFQLVEDIEGIGFGRADEIGKQLGLVGNHPDRIKAACMYTLEQECLQNGHVYMDSEDLLPKVKKLLEESQPFTIEYTDISAEIIKLAEEEKLIGENQKLYIPSLYFSEKGIVTNVQRILQQEEYQDQFPESEFLLALGELEERIGVQYAPSQKEAIQKALMSPMMILTGGPGTGKTTVIKGIVELYAELNGCSLDPKKYNKENPFPIVLTAPTGRAAKRMAESTGLPAMTIHRLLGMTGQEDLDTDDEKKVDGKLVIVDEMSMVDTWLAHQLLKALPDHIQVIFVGDEDQLPSVGPGQVLKDLLRSKVIPTVQLTDIYRQENGSSIIELAHEIKNGHIPEDVTKQQKDRSFIRCTSGQIPEVIEKVVSSAKRKGYTQKDVQVLAPMYRGPAGIDRLNVLLQEIFNPNDTGNRKEISFGESKYRIGDKVLQLVNQPEKHVFNGDIGEIISIFYAKENTEKQDLILVSFDGIEVTYSRQDFNQFTHAYCCSIHKSQGSEFPIVILPVVKSYYRMLRRKLLYTAITRSKQSLIICGEEEAFRIGIEREDDQLRKTSLYDKLCILEKINPQEENKGEIFIFNEENMFKVDPMIGMENITPYDFLS; via the coding sequence ATGTTGGAACAGCAAAACTCACTTGATTTATTTGCAAACGATGAAAAATATATAAGGGGACGTCATCTCGTTACCATTTTTCATAATGAACAAAATTTATACTCTGTCATAAGGATTAGGGTGGACGAAACGAATCTTGAATATAACGAAAAAGAAGCGGTAATTACAGGTCATTTTCCAAAAATACATGAGCAGGAAACGTATATTTTTTATGGAGATATGCAAGAGCATCCAAAGTTTGGACCTCAATTTCAAGCTAAACATTTTAAAAAAGAAATACCGCAAACGAAACAAGGTATTATTGCTTATTTATCAAGTGAAATATTTAGTGGGATAGGTAAAAAAACAGCGGAACGGATTGTTGAGGAGCTTGGTGAAAATGCGATCAGTAAAATCCTTGATCAGCCAACCATACTAGATAATATCCCTAAACTACCATCTGAAAAAGCTAAAAGCTTATATGATAAATTAATTGAACATCAAGGCCTGGAACGTGTGATGATTGGTCTAAATCAATTTGGTTTTGGGCCACAAATATCAATGAAAATTTATCAAGTTTATAAAGAACAGTCATTAGAAATGATCCAAAAAAATCCCTTTCAGTTAGTTGAAGATATTGAAGGAATTGGTTTTGGCCGCGCGGATGAAATTGGTAAACAATTAGGGTTGGTAGGCAATCATCCTGATCGGATTAAAGCAGCATGTATGTATACATTGGAGCAAGAATGTCTTCAAAATGGTCATGTATACATGGATTCAGAGGATTTACTTCCTAAAGTTAAGAAATTATTGGAAGAGTCTCAACCTTTTACAATCGAATATACTGATATTTCGGCTGAAATTATTAAACTAGCTGAAGAGGAAAAATTAATTGGAGAAAACCAAAAATTATACATCCCATCCCTCTATTTTTCAGAAAAAGGCATTGTAACAAATGTGCAACGTATACTTCAACAAGAGGAGTATCAAGATCAATTTCCAGAATCCGAATTTTTACTGGCATTAGGGGAACTTGAGGAAAGGATTGGAGTACAATATGCGCCATCTCAAAAAGAAGCAATCCAAAAAGCATTAATGTCTCCAATGATGATATTAACTGGGGGTCCTGGAACTGGAAAAACAACTGTCATAAAAGGGATTGTTGAACTTTATGCAGAACTAAATGGGTGCTCTCTCGATCCTAAAAAGTATAATAAGGAAAACCCCTTTCCGATCGTATTGACTGCACCTACTGGAAGAGCGGCAAAAAGAATGGCGGAATCAACTGGTTTGCCGGCTATGACGATTCATCGTTTATTAGGGATGACGGGACAAGAGGATTTAGATACAGATGACGAGAAAAAGGTTGATGGTAAGCTTGTAATTGTAGATGAAATGTCTATGGTTGATACTTGGTTAGCACATCAATTGCTAAAGGCTTTACCTGATCATATACAGGTTATATTTGTAGGGGACGAAGACCAGCTTCCTTCTGTTGGACCAGGACAAGTATTAAAAGATTTATTAAGGTCTAAGGTCATCCCTACTGTACAATTGACAGATATCTATCGCCAAGAAAATGGCTCATCTATCATTGAACTCGCTCATGAAATCAAGAATGGTCATATCCCAGAGGATGTGACAAAGCAACAAAAGGATCGATCATTTATACGTTGTACCTCAGGACAAATCCCTGAAGTGATCGAGAAAGTCGTATCAAGTGCAAAAAGAAAAGGTTATACTCAAAAAGATGTACAAGTTCTTGCGCCAATGTATCGAGGACCTGCAGGGATCGATCGGTTAAATGTGTTGTTACAAGAAATTTTTAATCCTAATGATACAGGAAATCGGAAGGAAATTAGTTTTGGTGAGAGTAAATATCGAATTGGAGACAAAGTATTACAACTTGTCAATCAACCGGAGAAACATGTCTTTAATGGTGATATAGGTGAAATCATATCAATTTTCTATGCAAAGGAAAATACGGAAAAGCAAGACCTGATCCTAGTATCGTTTGATGGAATTGAGGTCACTTATTCCCGCCAGGATTTTAATCAATTTACCCATGCATACTGTTGCTCTATTCACAAATCACAAGGAAGTGAATTTCCGATCGTTATCCTTCCTGTTGTAAAAAGTTATTATCGAATGCTTAGAAGAAAGTTATTGTATACTGCAATAACAAGAAGTAAGCAATCCTTAATTATTTGTGGCGAAGAAGAAGCATTCCGGATTGGAATCGAAAGAGAAGATGATCAACTAAGGAAGACAAGTCTATATGATAAATTATGTATTCTAGAAAAAATAAACCCGCAAGAAGAAAATAAAGGTGAAATATTTATTTTTAATGAGGAAAATATGTTCAAAGTTGATCCAATGATTGGAATGGAAAATATTACACCGTATGATTTTTTAAGTTAA
- a CDS encoding tetratricopeptide repeat protein yields MDKNKKGIECLQQGKFEEAIKYFNEAIEENPNDPVAYINFGNVLIAVNEREKAIRFFEKAIELDDRASAAYYCLGNVLYELENYEEAVKQFEKAEKNGLHNNDIYFMIGMCFVQLGSPKLAIPYLQRSVELNDEDIDARFQYALALAQSEVYEMAVKQFEIIINKDPNHADAYYNLGVAYLGFYESPEKAETFFNKALEIQSDHVLAGYGLKMIEKMREANK; encoded by the coding sequence TTGGATAAAAATAAAAAAGGAATTGAATGTTTACAACAAGGAAAATTTGAGGAAGCAATCAAATATTTTAATGAAGCAATTGAAGAAAATCCCAATGATCCTGTGGCATATATCAATTTTGGAAATGTATTAATTGCTGTTAATGAAAGAGAAAAAGCAATTAGATTTTTTGAAAAAGCAATTGAACTAGATGATCGTGCTTCAGCTGCTTACTACTGTTTAGGAAATGTATTGTATGAATTAGAAAATTATGAAGAGGCAGTTAAACAATTTGAAAAAGCTGAAAAGAATGGTCTACATAATAACGATATTTATTTCATGATTGGTATGTGTTTTGTACAGTTAGGCAGTCCTAAATTGGCGATTCCATACCTACAGAGAAGTGTTGAATTGAATGATGAGGATATTGATGCAAGATTTCAATATGCACTAGCTTTGGCACAATCAGAAGTGTATGAAATGGCTGTAAAACAATTTGAAATAATTATTAATAAAGATCCTAATCATGCTGATGCTTATTATAATTTAGGTGTAGCCTATTTAGGCTTTTACGAAAGTCCAGAAAAGGCAGAAACCTTTTTTAATAAAGCATTAGAAATTCAATCAGACCATGTACTAGCAGGATATGGTTTGAAAATGATTGAAAAAATGAGGGAAGCAAACAAATAA
- a CDS encoding YrzQ family protein has product MNKTVVSLLGFGAGIAATAISQRQGYFDNKQMKKMTKRLRKAFK; this is encoded by the coding sequence TTGAATAAAACAGTCGTCTCCTTGCTAGGTTTTGGAGCAGGGATAGCAGCAACTGCAATCTCACAAAGACAAGGATATTTCGATAATAAACAAATGAAAAAAATGACGAAACGTTTAAGAAAAGCATTTAAATAA
- a CDS encoding PRC-barrel domain-containing protein, with the protein MRTLSLLKGMPVYLSNGELFGEVCDIGISAEGKVTCLLCKKDSFFGKNCRIAISHVQSFGQHGIVLHEDTQIEKYKDRDNEYTLYHSNPLMKKLALSTSGDQLGLLEDVYFSEELGKIIGYELTDGFFTDMLEGKKVIQVNGPPKIGKDAIIVSVKQLRGGLSYDEMSKLPK; encoded by the coding sequence TTGAGAACATTGAGTCTTTTAAAAGGAATGCCTGTTTATCTTTCCAATGGGGAATTGTTTGGCGAGGTATGCGATATAGGGATATCGGCAGAGGGAAAAGTCACGTGTCTTTTATGTAAAAAGGATAGTTTTTTTGGCAAAAATTGTAGAATAGCGATAAGTCATGTTCAAAGCTTTGGTCAACATGGAATTGTTCTTCATGAGGATACACAGATTGAAAAATATAAGGATCGAGATAATGAGTATACTTTATACCATTCGAATCCCCTTATGAAAAAATTAGCTCTTTCAACAAGTGGGGATCAGTTAGGATTGCTCGAGGACGTATATTTTTCCGAAGAATTGGGAAAAATTATCGGATACGAACTAACTGATGGCTTCTTTACAGATATGTTGGAAGGGAAAAAAGTAATTCAAGTAAATGGTCCTCCAAAGATAGGGAAGGATGCCATCATCGTGTCAGTAAAACAATTGCGAGGTGGCTTATCCTATGATGAAATGTCCAAATTGCCAAAGTAA
- a CDS encoding replication-associated recombination protein A translates to MYGEPLAFRMRPTTIDEVVGQKEIIGKHTSLYKMIKNGFVPSMLLYGEPGIGKTSIAYAIAGTTEIPFVALNATTAGKKDVEAVVDETRLTGKLILFLDEIHRFNKAQQDYLLPHVENGTIILIGATTENPFHDVNPAIRSRCGQIKQLSRLTEDDIQELLNRAIHDKQKGLGELAIQITNEQIQKIARGSGGDARKSLTLLESIVYSSNKENDTYIIQDEIIDDLIGKIGVYGDKKGSNFYNLLSSLQKSIRGSDVDAALYYLAHLLESGDLVAVNRRLLVIAFEDIGLANPSVGTNVLSAITASERLGLPEARIPLSVAVVEMCLSSKSNSAYKALDKAISDIRAGKVGEIPKHLRDGHYAGAKVLGHVGYKYPHDYPIGTFGGWVKQEYLPSSLEGTKYYEPIEAGEEKRLAAIYRKLEEFKK, encoded by the coding sequence GTGTATGGTGAACCACTTGCGTTTAGAATGCGTCCGACGACGATTGATGAAGTTGTTGGCCAAAAAGAAATTATCGGAAAACATACAAGCTTATATAAAATGATAAAAAATGGATTTGTCCCTTCTATGCTATTATATGGTGAACCAGGAATTGGAAAGACGTCCATTGCTTATGCGATAGCGGGGACAACAGAAATTCCATTTGTTGCACTTAATGCAACTACTGCAGGTAAGAAGGATGTAGAGGCAGTCGTAGATGAGACAAGATTAACCGGAAAATTAATATTATTTCTCGATGAGATTCATCGTTTTAATAAGGCACAGCAGGATTATTTATTACCACATGTGGAAAATGGAACAATAATCTTGATAGGAGCAACAACAGAAAACCCTTTTCATGATGTAAATCCTGCGATTCGTAGTAGATGTGGACAAATTAAGCAATTATCAAGACTAACAGAGGATGATATTCAAGAGCTTCTTAATCGTGCGATCCATGATAAACAAAAGGGATTAGGAGAGCTTGCCATCCAAATTACAAATGAACAAATACAAAAAATTGCAAGAGGATCTGGGGGAGATGCAAGAAAATCGTTAACTTTGTTAGAATCTATCGTTTATTCATCAAATAAAGAGAATGATACGTATATTATTCAAGATGAAATCATTGATGATTTAATAGGGAAAATTGGAGTTTATGGTGATAAAAAAGGTTCCAATTTTTATAATTTGTTGTCAAGTCTTCAAAAAAGTATACGTGGAAGTGATGTAGATGCAGCCCTTTACTATCTTGCACATTTATTAGAGTCAGGTGATCTGGTTGCAGTGAATCGGAGACTATTAGTTATAGCTTTTGAAGATATAGGTTTAGCAAACCCATCAGTTGGTACAAATGTATTATCCGCTATTACAGCTAGCGAGCGATTAGGCCTTCCAGAAGCAAGAATACCTCTATCTGTTGCAGTAGTGGAAATGTGTCTTTCATCAAAATCAAACTCCGCCTATAAAGCACTGGATAAAGCCATTTCAGATATTCGAGCAGGAAAAGTTGGTGAGATACCAAAACATTTACGTGATGGACATTATGCTGGTGCAAAAGTTCTTGGTCATGTTGGCTATAAATATCCCCATGATTATCCCATCGGCACTTTTGGTGGATGGGTAAAGCAAGAATATCTTCCAAGTAGTCTTGAAGGCACGAAGTATTATGAACCGATTGAAGCAGGAGAAGAAAAGAGGTTGGCAGCTATTTACCGAAAACTAGAAGAATTTAAGAAATAA
- a CDS encoding cysteine desulfurase family protein: MEKIYLDHAATSPVHPKVIDKMINVLNQSFGNPSSIHSYGREARALLDESRTLIAQSIHAQFNEIVFTSGGTEADNYAIIGVAEAMKEKGKHIITTKIEHHAVLHTCEYLEKQGFEITYLEVNEKGQVAVEEVKAALRDDTILVTIMYGNNEVGTIQPIKEIGELLKDHQAYFHTDAVQAYGVLKINVEDLNVDLLSVSAHKINGPKGIGFIYIKTGTKLVSRLHGGEQELKRRAGTENITSIVGFAEAVKIAQEMMNEKQKLFLQFKQKFVEILEKQQIDYQINGFVETNSLPHLLNISFPGTDVEAMLVNLDLAGIAASSGSACTAGSIEPSHVLVAMFGKNSERLRNSIRFSFGLGNTLDEIEKAANEVGAIVRRVSRK, from the coding sequence ATGGAAAAAATTTACCTTGATCATGCGGCGACTTCACCCGTACATCCGAAAGTGATTGATAAAATGATCAATGTATTAAATCAGTCCTTCGGAAATCCTTCTAGTATTCATTCATATGGACGGGAAGCAAGGGCGTTATTAGATGAATCAAGAACTTTGATAGCACAAAGTATTCACGCACAATTTAATGAAATTGTTTTTACGAGTGGTGGTACAGAAGCCGATAATTATGCAATCATCGGTGTAGCGGAAGCAATGAAGGAAAAAGGTAAACATATTATTACAACAAAAATTGAACATCATGCTGTTTTGCATACTTGTGAATATTTAGAGAAGCAAGGTTTTGAAATAACATATCTTGAAGTGAATGAAAAAGGACAAGTTGCAGTTGAAGAGGTAAAAGCAGCACTTCGAGATGATACTATTCTTGTGACGATTATGTATGGAAACAATGAAGTAGGAACCATACAGCCAATAAAAGAGATCGGAGAGCTTTTAAAAGATCATCAAGCTTATTTTCATACTGATGCGGTACAAGCCTATGGTGTATTAAAGATTAATGTAGAAGATCTAAATGTTGACTTACTTTCAGTATCTGCACATAAAATTAACGGGCCAAAAGGCATTGGTTTTATATATATTAAAACTGGTACTAAATTAGTATCAAGATTACATGGTGGAGAACAAGAATTAAAAAGACGTGCCGGCACTGAAAATATCACTTCCATTGTCGGTTTTGCGGAGGCAGTAAAAATTGCACAAGAAATGATGAATGAGAAGCAAAAATTATTTCTTCAATTTAAGCAAAAGTTCGTAGAAATTTTAGAAAAACAACAAATTGATTACCAGATAAATGGGTTTGTAGAAACAAATTCATTGCCACATTTGCTAAATATCAGTTTCCCTGGAACAGATGTAGAAGCAATGTTAGTAAATTTAGATTTAGCAGGGATTGCGGCTTCTAGTGGTTCAGCATGTACTGCAGGTTCAATTGAGCCTTCACATGTATTAGTAGCCATGTTCGGAAAAAACTCCGAGCGTTTAAGAAATTCCATTCGTTTTAGTTTTGGACTAGGTAATACACTAGATGAAATAGAAAAAGCTGCAAATGAAGTGGGAGCAATCGTGCGAAGAGTAAGTAGAAAGTAG
- a CDS encoding AI-2E family transporter, with protein sequence MRKPRWYLLFYLAYILLVLIILYVFLLLKPFWMPLGKVILSAFLPIFIAAFFTYLLHPLVEKLHRTGLHRGIAIIIIYVIFFGGIGYSIYLGIPILIEQIKDLSDHIPEFANHYRNWVENLHDSTSRWPDGMKEQIEGRIDKFEIWLSGFLSNAINSLMKLINFIFVLAIIPFLSFYLLKDIDSVKRTTWYFTPKKWRKVGTKFLKDVDESIGGYIRGQLLVCLLVGIISTIAFWIMGIKYPILLGIIVGITDIIPYFGPIIGAVPAGIIAATISVKYLVYVLIIIAVLQFIEGNILSPLIVGKSLHMHPLFIILALTMGGEIGGVIGLILAVPVLAIFKVAIIHVRNYFIANIHSQD encoded by the coding sequence TTGCGAAAACCTCGCTGGTATTTGTTATTTTACTTAGCATATATTTTATTAGTTTTAATCATTTTATACGTCTTCCTATTACTCAAACCATTTTGGATGCCGCTTGGAAAGGTTATTTTATCTGCATTTTTACCAATTTTTATTGCTGCTTTCTTTACTTATCTTCTACATCCTCTTGTTGAAAAATTGCATAGAACTGGTCTACATAGAGGGATTGCTATCATTATAATTTATGTAATTTTCTTTGGGGGAATAGGCTATAGTATCTATTTAGGCATTCCAATTTTAATTGAGCAAATTAAGGATTTATCTGACCATATTCCTGAATTTGCTAATCATTATCGCAATTGGGTAGAAAATTTACATGATTCTACTTCACGCTGGCCGGACGGAATGAAAGAACAAATAGAAGGAAGAATTGACAAATTTGAAATTTGGCTAAGCGGATTTTTATCTAATGCGATCAATTCATTAATGAAGCTTATTAATTTTATTTTTGTTTTAGCGATTATCCCTTTTCTTTCTTTCTATTTATTAAAAGATATTGATAGTGTAAAAAGAACGACATGGTATTTCACTCCGAAAAAATGGCGTAAAGTTGGTACAAAATTTTTAAAAGATGTTGATGAATCGATAGGTGGTTATATACGAGGTCAGCTTCTAGTCTGTTTACTAGTTGGAATAATTTCTACAATTGCATTCTGGATAATGGGAATCAAATATCCAATCTTATTAGGTATAATTGTTGGAATTACAGATATTATTCCTTATTTTGGACCGATTATAGGAGCTGTTCCTGCAGGCATTATAGCTGCAACAATTTCTGTAAAATATTTAGTATATGTATTAATTATTATTGCGGTTCTTCAGTTTATTGAAGGCAATATATTATCACCGCTAATAGTTGGAAAATCATTACATATGCATCCGTTATTCATTATATTAGCATTAACTATGGGTGGAGAAATAGGTGGAGTCATTGGTTTAATTCTGGCAGTACCTGTTTTAGCAATTTTTAAGGTAGCAATTATTCATGTGAGGAACTATTTTATTGCTAATATTCATTCACAAGATTGA